The genomic window ATAGGTCGATCTTGCCGATGTCCACGCGATCGGGCTGCCGGTCTTCGGCGGTTGGCTCCGGCGCCATGGCGGGGGCGGGCTTGCCTTGCTGGGAGGCCGTGCGGGCGAGCCCTTCACGGATCATCCGGTCTGTATCCATGCCGCGCCGGGTACGGCCGCCGAGATCCGCGGATTCCGGTTCTCCGGCCGAGGTCTTCGTCGTCATCGTCGTTCCTTTCGGCACCATCGCCGGGTTCACGCTTTCCAGCCACCCAATTGGGCGGCCGCGGGGCGTCACTTCGTTGGGCGGCTGAACAATCGCCGCAGGATGATCATGGTGATTCGGGCCTCGGTCTTGAGCCGATCCCACGCGGTTTCACGGTTCGCCATTCTGTGTCCTCGATTGGGCTTCGATGGCCTCGGCCTCGCCCGGCAAGAGCAGGGCCAGCCGCTCCAGGTACGCCGTTTCGCCTTCCCTGAATGCATCCCGGGGCTCGGGGGCATCCCACTGCCAGAATCCGGCCGGCCGAGTGCCCGGGTTCGCCGCCGCCCACTCGCGGATAATCTGTTCGCCATGCCCTTTCCAGGCCGGCAGGAGTTTGTCATCGGCGAACAGGGCCCGGCCACGGCTGTTGTCGCCCCACTCAAGGAAGAACCTCGTGAGGGCGTCGCAGGCCGCCGCCGGGTTTCGCCGGTAGCGGGGTCTTGGGCTCGGCATGTGACTCAGCTAACGCCTTTCGCCGAGGAATCGGGGTCCAGCCGAAGGGCCTTCATCGCCGAGATGAAGACGTTTTGGGCCTCCTTGGCGATCGCGACGCACGGGTGGCCCTTGATGCTGTTGCGGCCGTCGCAGACCGTGATTCCCTCAGCCGCGATGATCAGCCGGGCTTGCTCCGCTCGATCCCGGGCGTTCATGGCCTCCAGGAGGATCGCCAACGCCTCCGGATACTGGCCGAAGTTGTAATCCCGGACGATCGAGCGCCAAAGGGCCGCGCTGCCCTCCGAAAGATGCCCGGGCGGCTCGGGGCTCATGCCGATGCTGGGTGTCCCGTGATGCTTGCTCATGTAATATGCCTATTGGTTTATCGACGTTTCGGCCCAAGGTTCCGCGAGAAATCGCGCCAGGGCACGTCGGTCCACAAGGTCGAGTCGCGTAGCAAATGGACTCCCCTACCCATCCATGTGCGTTGATGGGTCTGGGTATCTCGCCATGCCTGCGGGCCTGCGGCAGCTCACTCCGCACGCGCCGGCCGGATCGATCGGGTCACGACATCGTTCAATTCGAAGACATCGACGCGTTGCCTGGTCTGGCACGGCAGGACATGGGCCGGCAGTTCGCCGGATCGGATCAACGTCCGGATGGCCTTCTCGCTCAGGCCCACGATCCGGCTGGCCGCGGCGATGCTCACGTATCGGCTGAGCGTCGCCGGCCGGCCGCGGTCCCCATGGCCAGGACCGGTGCTGGCTGATGCTGGTGCGGTGATGCTCATGGCTTCACACCTCGTGAAACGGGAATTCAACAGGTCTCTACCCATATAATGTATTTTTCACCCGCCTTAACGCTGGCAATCCGAGAGAAATCCGGGGGAATCGCCCAGAAATAGGGAAATTCCCCCAGGCGATCCCGCGGAACCCCGGGGGAGGGGATAGGCGCCCAAGGAGGGCTGGCGACACGCTGCGCCTGGGGCCCGCATTTGGCCCTAGGACGTGCCGCGGGGACGCACCAGGTAGATCGCACGTCCCGGCTCCCCAGGCCCGTCAGCGTGGCGTATAGGCGACCGCCAGCGCCGCCCGCGGTGAATCCCCTCGCCATCGGCCGAACAGCCGAGGCAGACCGCGGATCGCGGGGGCCGCCCTTGGCATATGGGGCAGGTCCGCCCCTCCACCGGACGCGATGCCGGGTCCGCCCCCCAGTAGTGGTTAGTCGGCCGGTGGCTCGGAGTCTCGTGCTTCCGCGGCCGGCCTCGCTTGCGCCTAGGCGGCGGGGCATCGTCGTCGGACGGAAGGCGTCGCGGGGCCGGATCGGGTAGCGGCGGGTCCGGAAGCCCCTCGTGGCGGCGGCTCCATCCGATCAGGTTTGCCCCCAGGAGCACGTAATGTTCGCGACTCAATGGTCACTCCTTCGTGACAGCGGACGAGATACGGATAGGCGTGAACGGCCCGCAGGGATCACTTGCCCGCGGCGGCGCGACGACGGCGGGTTTCGAGCTTTTTGGCCCGGGCGAACCGGATCGGCTCGGCCGGGTCGGCATTGCACGATTCACATAACAGTATGGTCATTGGTTTCGGATAGTCGGGGCTGCCCGGCGCGCTCCACATGCTGATGGGGTCTGGCTGCCCACAGGAGGTGCAACGGGCCGGGCCGCCGTGATCGCGGTCGCGGGATTCAGGATTGGCCGCCGAAGAGCCGACTGGGGGCCGCGGGGCGGGAATGGGTCGGCCGCTGGCGGCAGTTGCAGGGGCAGGGGGAAAGATGGTCGGCACGATGAGGCTCCTGGTGCGGGGTCAAGGGTGATGGGTGACGGGGTACGCGTGGCAAGGTCGGGATAGGCCGGGCTACGCCGGCGTGAGCCACCCAAGGCGGGCCACGCGGTGCAGCCGGGATGTGGTCCACCCCCCGGTCCACCCTTGGTCCACCCTGGAACATGCGAAAAAGCCCGTAAACTACAGGGTGGTCCACCCGGTCCACCCTTTTGCGGGGTTCTTACTGTTACTGGAGAAGAGAGGCCCCGATAGCTCTCTCCGTCTCAATTTTCCCTAGGGAGTTAGTTCTCGGAAAAAGGGTGGACCGGGTGGACCACCCTGTAAAAGAAGCGGCGAAACGAAGTCCCAAGGGTGGACCAAGGGTGGACCGGGGGTGGACCGGGCTCGGCCGTCGGGGCGGATCGCGAGCCGCCTAGAACGGGATGTCGGGCCCCTCGGCGAGGCGGACTCCGGAGAATACGCGGATTCTCCTGCCTTCGAGTCGCGGCCGCTGGTCGGTGATTTCGGGGAAGGCCGAATAGAGCTTGCTGCTGAAGTCCTGGAGATTGCCCGCGTCCTTTCGCCCGCTCGACTCGCACCATCGGAGCCAGGCCCCGAAGAGTTGCTCCTTGATGGCATAGGCGTCCGGGTCAAGCTCGCACGCCTCCGACACGAACAGGCCGATGGGGTTGCTCGTCGCCTCAAGCTCTTCCAGGGCCGCCGCGCCGGATTTCGGCTGAATGAACCGGCCGCGATCCATCAGTCTTATCCAGCCGTCCAGCGCCCAGAGCAGAATGCTGGGTAGTTCGGCCCTGAGTTTCCGCTCAAGCTCGCGATCTTCTTTCCCGAGAAACGAATTGGTCAGCTTGAGCAGGATCACGCGGGACGGGAGGGC from Aquisphaera giovannonii includes these protein-coding regions:
- a CDS encoding P27 family phage terminase small subunit produces the protein MSKHHGTPSIGMSPEPPGHLSEGSAALWRSIVRDYNFGQYPEALAILLEAMNARDRAEQARLIIAAEGITVCDGRNSIKGHPCVAIAKEAQNVFISAMKALRLDPDSSAKGVS
- a CDS encoding helix-turn-helix domain-containing protein, with product MSITAPASASTGPGHGDRGRPATLSRYVSIAAASRIVGLSEKAIRTLIRSGELPAHVLPCQTRQRVDVFELNDVVTRSIRPARAE